The genomic window TTGCTGGCTTGAAGGATGAGTttgacgaggccgccaaggccgccaaaaACATCGATTTCACTTATACAAACAAGGACAGAATCCCTGTTTTTGAAACAACCATTCGATACTTGGGCGGCCTCATAGCGGCCTATGATGTGAGCGGTGGTGCGTCGGGGGGCTATTCTTTCTTGCTAGACAAGGCCGTCGAATTGGCTGAGGTCTTGATGGGGATATTCGACACTCCAAATAGAATGCCTCTACTATACTACAACTGGCGACCCGAGTATACCTCACAACCTCGCCGAGCCACCAGCGCAGGTATGGCCGAACTAGCAACACTGTCCATGGAATTCACCCGATTAGCCCAATTGACGGCGCAGCACAAGTACTATGATGCCATCGATCGCATCACCAATGGCCTGATAGAACTCCAAAAGAGAGGCACAACAATCCCTGGACTCTTTCCTGAAAATTTGGACATTTCCGGTTGCAATAGGACTGCCACAAACCGCCGTGATGCCATGAGCGAAGCAGCCAAGGCTCAAGTTGATTCAGAAGTAGTTTTGAAGCCTCCCCAAGGATTCAGCGAAGACGGGGCTGATAAAGAGTCTACTGGTACTAGTGACAGAACCAAGCTCGACGATCGACTTGAACGCCGAGCGCTGTCATCTCTCCAACAGGATGTTGACGCAGCGCTATCTGCTGATAAAGCACCTACTGCGAACAATGCAAACAATGCAAAGCCCCAGCCAAAGTCGCAAGTCCCTCTTGGAGCAGATGGAAGCAAGTCGGAGTGGGACTGTGTTCCTCAGGGATTTGTGCCTGGAGGCTCTATCTATGAAAGCTATCACATGGGTGGGAGTCAAGATTCTGCGTACGAGTACTTTGGCAAGGTAGGCCTGCCCCTAGATATAGTGTCCATGTGATGGGCTGTTGACTTGTTTTGAAATTTAGGAATATCTGCTGCTCGGTGGAAAGGAACCCAAATATCAAAAGCTCTACGAAGATACTATCGAAAGCATCAACAAGTATCTTCTGTTCCGGCCCATGGTACAGGGAGATTGGGATGTCATATTTCCAGCTAGAATCAGGATGATGTCCAATGGAGCCTCTCCAAGGGTCGAGTATGAAGTCACTCACTTAACATGCTTCATCGGCGGCATGTATGCTCTTGGTGGGAAGCTTTTTGGACGTGAAAAGGACGTTGAATATGCCAAGAAATTAACAGATGGCTGTGTCTGGGCATATCAATCCACAGCAACTGGAATCATGCCTGAACATGGACAAGTTGTTCCCTGTCCCAACATGGAGAAATGCAGCTTTAACGAGACTCTATGGTGGCAGGCGCTTGACCCCATTTACCGCATACGTGATCAGGGAGTGAGTGAGTGGGAGAAGAATGCATTAGAGCGTGAGCAACTAGAGAAACAGAAGCAGGAGCTTGAGCAGCAAATTGCCCAGATGGATACGGAAGCCAGAATTGAGGGTCTTGAAGCGTTgggcgaagatgatggagaCTACGGTTTTCAGAGAGAAACAAGCACTTCAGACTCAACATCTACCTCAGTATCTAGCAAGTCCAGTCTTTTGGAGAGGAGAGCAGCCATTTCTGTGGAACCCGAAAATGTGGCTCTTATTTCCTCTGATGGGACCAGCTCACAAACAACGACCGGCAAAGAGCCCAGCCCGAACGATGAGCAGACCTCCAGGAAGGCCAAGTCGGACGAGTTGGATGATTCTGACAACAAACAAAAGCCCTCCACCCATCCAAGCACCAAAATCCCTACATTGAAGAATGAATACCACTCTCGCCCGGAAGTACACATCCCCCAGAACTATCCCGGCCGTTCAGGTTGGCCTCCAAAACCATTAACGCACGAAGAATTTGTACGAGAAAAGATTCAAGAAGGTATTCCTCCTGGGTATAGCTCCGTTGCATCTTCCAAATATATCCTTAGGTACGTCGTTCTGGCAATCCATCTTGTTTTATCACGCCATGTTCAATGCAGCTAACCCTCCGGGCCAGACCAGAAGCCATAGAATCAGTATGGTACATGTATCGCATTACAGGTGACTCCAGCTGGATGGAGAAAGGCTGGGCCATGTTCGAGGCCACCATGAAAGCCACCCGCGCACCGCAAGCCAACAGCGCCATTGACAATGTTCTCCTCGTAAACCCTGCACTTCTTAATGAGATGGAAAGCTTTTGGCTCGCCGAGACActcaagtactactacttgCTGTTCTCAGGGCCAGACGTCATAAGCTTGGACGAATGGGTTCTCAACACGGAGGCTCATCCTTTTAAACTGTAGGCTGTTgaggttgttgatgatgttcTTGATAGCTGTATACCCTCTATTTCCTTCTGTACGATGGGCACGAGGCGACAgggaaataagtattatataaagttGCATGATTATCCTATTAAGTGTGCGAAGGTGCAGGTTATGTGGCGGGCCCACTTTCTTGTGATACATATTAAATACTTGTATAAGTACTTGTATTGCTAGATTTAACTgtaatataatactatatctttatatatacttaaagATAACTAGTACTTATATTTATGTATTATTTACTAGGAAAAGTAAGTatcttttattaattagcttcTTATTAGCCCATATCCCGGTCCGCTACAAAAGCTGCACCTTTGCACACTTAATGGGATTGCAAGTAAGCATTCACGGCGTTAAAGCGGGACAGGAGTTGGAAATGCAGGTCTTTATGTATTCAGTATCGTCCGAACGGCACTAGGTTAGCAACGCTGGCCACCAACATATACGGGCGAGAACAACCCGGACCCCAAACGGGGCCGGTGCGGAAACAGAGCGATTATAGGTTTTCATGTATGTTTTTCCTATAATAATTGACTTGCAGAAGTACTAGGGCCTTGATAGGCTAGCTAgagtatttaaataaataaataaataaatgcAGTATCGTCTAAGTTGCAGGGTTCTCTCTAAGCATCAATATAACTTTATTTATCCAACTCCGTCGTGGCACATGGATTCGTCTGGAAGACAGGACACATAAGACACGCGACGCGACGCTTCAAGTCAAAGGCAAGAATGGCACAtgcaggccgccgccattcCAATTAGTGATATTCCTCGGCACATGGCTACTTCTTGACGAAATCCGtgcccttcatcatcaaccttgctatatatacatgattTCATTGATCGCAACCACAACAGGCGGCCCGTTCACACTCTGAGATTCTCATCGAGTCTTTTCCCATTTCCTGGCCGAAATTAAAAACAACAAGCCTGCCAAAGTAGAATCCAAATCACAAAAATGAGACCACCAAGAAACCACGCTTCACGGCGGCGTCGGACCATACTGCCTCGTACTTTCCGGAAGAATGTATTCAACCATGTCCAGTCATGCTAATAGGTGATTCGGGTTGTGGTAGGGGTagcgtatgtatgtgtgtgtgtttcttttcttatttttccATCAAGCTCGGCAGTGTAGTGTGTTGTAGTAACGAGGCCCCCTGTAACTCCGATGCTGATGCGAAACTTTGCCCTCCGTCTATATACCAAACGATCTTTGTGTTGCCCTTGGCCGGCGAGATCCCATATTCGTTCACGTGTACATCACATATATGCATAAAACAAAAATGAAGCATTTATTTCTTTTCCGACGCCATCACAAAATCACAATGGCCGACTAGCCGTCTAGTCTCGCATCATCTGTTTGAGGACGCGCATACTCAATATCATGACGAGCAGGCCAATTGTGACAATGATGAGCAGTGTGAACGAGAACCAACCCATTACCATGGCGCTGGTGCCCACACCACTCTTGACAGATCCGTTGCCAAAATCTTGGGCGATGACGGATGCCGCGACTGATGCAGTGTGTTGCCACAGAACAGAGACGAggacaaagattgaggcgatgaagatgatggcgagggcgacttGTGAGACGGCTCGTGAGGGGAAGGGCTTGACTTCGCGCTCGGATCCTTCAGAATCCTCTTCGTCGTGCCAACCTGGGAAGGTGGCCAGCAAAAGAAGACACAGGAAGGCGAATATGATGGCAATGATTCTAAAAGGCTTCCGTTAGCTCAACTTCAGAATGAACTTGAGTCACCCCCAAGACTGTGGCGGTACTCACATTAGATAGGGAAAGACAATCATGTCCTTGAACTGGCCCGCGAGCCAGATTAGGTTGAGAGGATCCTGGTCAACAGAAACCTCCTTGGCCAAAGCCGTAGCGTTGTTGCTGCAAAGCCACGAGCCGCCGTCGGGGTTGACACAGATGCCAAAGTACCCGACACGGGCCTGGAGACTAGCACTGCCAGcaatgttggcgatggcagTGACGACATTGTAGTCAACTTGTGCCGTGTCGGGAACGGCCTGATACTTTTGATAGTACAGCGAGAGTAGGAAGATGTCTGGTATAagcggcgatgacgatgagcaGCCGGCCAGTAGCAGTGATAGTAAAATAATGGCAACGGCAATCAGAATCATCAGCACATGGTGGTAGCCCAGAAACGGTATGAACCGTTGCCAGCCGAGCTGAAACCGCGGCCTCGCCCGTGAGCCTGAGCTGCTACTTCCACGCGCCATTTATGATGCCTTGTAGTCCTATCCCCCGTGGGCAAAGAGGTGAAAAGATACACCGGGCCTCGGAAAGGCAGCCTGGCTCCCCCGTTTGTCGTTGACAATCTGTACGACAGAGGGGTCGGAAGGCGCCTGCAGCGCGATAATAGAAATGCGTATCCTCGGCTCCGAAGACTCCGCTTGAGCTGTGTCAGGAACGGTTATGGGCTTCTTGCTCGGTTATCAATGACCCCCGTGGTCGATGATACTCGCCGTTTCCCACTAGTTGTTCAATTCGGGAACGTCTCTGGTCTCGGGACGGCTCGTCGGTGGAGATTGTCTCCTTTGCTGCCGACGATGGGGATTTTCGTGGCGACGATATGCTGCGCTCAGGAATGCAGCGTAGCTCCGGAATGCGGGAATCGTCTCGTCGATGTACAAGAAAAGATATGGGCCGTTGCGGGAACGTAACAAAAACGTGGGCGTGGGGTATCGAGAGCGTCTGGAATGTAATAAGAAAGGGTGAGGTTATCTTTAGATCTTGGACAAATCGGGTAGAACAAGGCCTATGTCAGTATCTTGAACGACTCTTTGGGTAAAGCAACTTAGATTTCTCTTGGAATGTAcgagggagagagaaaaagagagaaagggCAGCGTTTGCCTCTTCCTGCCTCCTCGACAATAAGAATCGATCTTCGGTTAGTATCCCGGTGGATCTCTTGGAGAAACTCAGTCGTTCTTTGGATGTAAAAAGCGATGGCTGGGCAGCAGAGCAGAGAAACAGCGGTAGCTACTCGATATGGAGCAGAAAAATCGGAGAGAATGAGGTGTCACAGTTTCATCAAAGTACACCAACCATCTGGATTTCGAGGCGTTGAGACGTTATGCGTGCATATGGTTGGCCCAGCCACGTTGATTTTTATTTACTTGGCCTAGTTGGGGGTTGACTAGGCGACGTGCCCCCCCGGTCTGAGCCTAACTGGTGACGTCCCCGCTCAACAGCGCAGGAGAAGTGGGTCCGGACCTGGAAGCTTGGGCAGGTTGGCAGGGGGGTGCAGCGCGGGAGCGGCGCTCTAGGTGAGCAGGGCAAGTGCCACGGATGCAGGGGTCCCGCGCCTGCCTTGCTTGCCATTTAGTGCAATTGCGCTTCGCAAGCACAAGTTGGAGTCAGGGTCTCGCATGTCATGAACCTTGAGCCACGTGCACGGGGAAGAGAGAAAAGCAGAGGTTTGCACCATGTCTCTGTGTTGTTTGTTGGACTCTCTGCCGCGTGTCGCGAGCTCCAATGGCCAGAGTGGCTTGCTGGTGTTGTTTCCCTTGGCGTGGACGGGGGGCGGTCAAGCTCTGGTGCACCCTAAATAGCTTCAGCGCCAGCTTGCTCCGGTGGTGACCAACTGGCACCCGAGTCTTGGCCCCTTTGGCATGAATATCGATATTGGACAGATTTGGCGGAGTCCTGTCGAACTTGCTGCGCCAACATCTGCTTCGACAAGACCAACTGCACCATCTTGTCCCAGGCTCAGACATGGTGCAACAAATCGGTATGGTTTTGCTGAACTTGGTCGCAGATGTCCAGAGCGGCTTTCGGCTGTGGTTGTCATAGCAATAAGCTGGAGGCTGCCAGCTCATCCTTGCGTAACTTGTGGCAAAGCTATATTGCAGGGGGCTGTCAGCCAGTCCTTTCGTTATAATGACA from Metarhizium brunneum chromosome 2, complete sequence includes these protein-coding regions:
- the Man1b1 gene encoding Endoplasmic reticulum mannosyl-oligosaccharide 1,2-alpha-mannosidase, coding for MPRRRYRLFTVFSVVIVILLYRVLQNSWDPQPLRPAVVGRPQPPPPPSVPDAVVAAHVKAQFPLKDTGESKPETGHVAQEAADEDSIGAEKLAEKNKNENAEKGAGTKGPSSKAEDAQLKRPSSNNMPQVDSDSTLEPGTKPVQEHDEHGHLQRPLGHGTDDQTTTATTTSNQFAKPTKVHWTKPKEHFPLPKESIITLPTGTAKKIPRIQHVFSPEAEGPKKKRLQRQAKVREQIQRSWAGYRKYAWMHDELLPVSNRSRDPFCGWSATLVDSLDTLWIAGLKDEFDEAAKAAKNIDFTYTNKDRIPVFETTIRYLGGLIAAYDVSGGASGGYSFLLDKAVELAEVLMGIFDTPNRMPLLYYNWRPEYTSQPRRATSAGMAELATLSMEFTRLAQLTAQHKYYDAIDRITNGLIELQKRGTTIPGLFPENLDISGCNRTATNRRDAMSEAAKAQVDSEVVLKPPQGFSEDGADKESTGTSDRTKLDDRLERRALSSLQQDVDAALSADKAPTANNANNAKPQPKSQVPLGADGSKSEWDCVPQGFVPGGSIYESYHMGGSQDSAYEYFGKEYLLLGGKEPKYQKLYEDTIESINKYLLFRPMVQGDWDVIFPARIRMMSNGASPRVEYEVTHLTCFIGGMYALGGKLFGREKDVEYAKKLTDGCVWAYQSTATGIMPEHGQVVPCPNMEKCSFNETLWWQALDPIYRIRDQGVSEWEKNALEREQLEKQKQELEQQIAQMDTEARIEGLEALGEDDGDYGFQRETSTSDSTSTSVSSKSSLLERRAAISVEPENVALISSDGTSSQTTTGKEPSPNDEQTSRKAKSDELDDSDNKQKPSTHPSTKIPTLKNEYHSRPEVHIPQNYPGRSGWPPKPLTHEEFVREKIQEGIPPGYSSVASSKYILRPEAIESVWYMYRITGDSSWMEKGWAMFEATMKATRAPQANSAIDNVLLVNPALLNEMESFWLAETLKYYYLLFSGPDVISLDEWVLNTEAHPFKL